The nucleotide window GAGATGGTTTGTTTTTACACCAAATCCAGATATTTTGCCTTTAGATATTATATATTCACATCACTTGCTAAGTTCAATTAACAGTTGAAAATGACCACATGCACACAAGAGCTCAGTTAATGAGGAAGATATAAAGGGGTAAGAAGCTACATAAAGGGAAAAAAATGAGATTCTTTTCAATGATTTACCAGAGTATGTATTAGAATTAGACCAGTTCTGACAAAGATATAATATAACAATTATGCACCAACATCCCTTGTTTTTTTAGGTATACTACAAGCTTGCTGGAAAACATAGAACAACATTCAAACCCAAAAAACATTAATAAAAATCCAAATGAGCACAATAATATGCCCATCATTGTGGAGTGCATTTTCATGTTATCCCCTGCCCTTCGTATCTTTCTTGATTTTGTTTTACATatcatcacttcatgaaattcttACAATTTTCTACACATTCTTGTTTGTGTGATTGTATGATTTTTCCTTGTTCTATAATCAAAACATGAATCCaacaaaatatttgaaatgtcccAAAGACTAGAGATGCTAGTACTAATCCTGAAACCAGTCCTGGTTTCTCGAACTTCATTATACAGCTATAAAAAAGATTGAATTACAAAACCAGGTGAAAATCCTTTCATCAAGTCAGAAGTAAGATGCTTCAAAAACACAAGCCATCATAATATTAGGCATGATGATAATGTGCACATTATCAAATAAACCTTCAGCAAGCATTAACATTGAAAGAACTACAACGAAGTGAAAATAAACTTATATTTTATTAGCAAAATAGTAGCACATTGACCACAACATGAAGTACAAATATTTCTAGTAGCATGAACGATTACACTAGTaattccaaagaaagtaagaaagtgAGAACAGACCTGTGCTCGGATGAAGCCAGAAAGTGCAAAAGTGGTGAACTGGCCGGTGTACACACCACTCTCATCCAAATGCCCGATATTGATCTGGACTGACGCATGGTCCTTGGCAGTAATCAGCCTATTCGTAGCAGAACTACAGGAATAATACCAAGGTTGAGCATCCAATGATACTAAATCGTGCTCTATCGAAGAACAGTAGAAGAGATGATATAATCCCACAACGACATATGATTTGTTTACCATTTCCTCGGGATGTAGAGATCCGTCATGTCACCTGCTTCGTTCTGCATTTTGTCAGTGGATTCTCTTGCCGGCAAAATCTCCTGAAGTACAAGGCAAAAACGCATCAACGTACATATCGATGCAAAGAATTCCAACCTATCTGTGCCTTCTACAAGTCAAACCTTCTGATAGCACGCGTAAAGAAggataaaaaaatctaaattccAAAACAAGTCGGAACGACGATCCTCGAGGGATAACATCAAAATCGCAAGGCACCTGCAGATCTTAAACCAAGTTCGCCATTTTGGCCCGAAATCAAGGGGAACTGAAGCGTAGTTCTAGGCGATTGGAGCGTACCTGAGGCGAAAGATGAGACCGAACCAGAGCGGCGTCGACATCGACCAGAGGGGTTTCAAGCTAATATATAGTCCGCTAGCCCTAGTTTCGTCACGTGCCGTCGCACGTGACACAAACGGGTTCATTGAAAATTTCGAAACCACTGAACAATCGAGCCGGTTCGTTTTGTAGACCGGTTCAATTTAGTTACAGAGAAGCTCGGGCTTGGCTCGAGTTACAGCGTGACTGAGTTGGGTAAGCCCATATTTGAACTCGCTCGCCAACCGTTCGACGAATTGCCTGGCTGACTATAAGGCCTCACTCCCACTTTTTGGTTGCAGCCGTCGAAGCGAAACAGCTCGTTGCTGCAGCACCATCAGGTGAACCTCGCATGCGATGGTGGTTTTGCTGCAATCAGAATCTCAGTGGTGTGACCGGCATTTCTCTATACCAATGCCAAGCTTTGTCACGGAAACATCACTCATGGATATCTTTTCTTGAATAGGAGCATCATTCCCTGATGACTAGCTACTCTGTGAGTAATTCTCACCCTTTCCTATTGTCCCATTTCCTACTGAACTATCACACAGACAATATGATACTCGACCATCTTAGACTTGCCATTCAACTCTCTAGGGATAGATATGAACTCTCGGTAACactgatcatcgttggtgaggatttgacaactattgtctttcattatctttgaagggtctttgaacatatgcagaactcctctgctggatagataagagaattggggtactcggtttcgcccattctcttaagagttgagaaggcaaaggttacttgacttcgcctacctcctcgaggttgtactccatgcatcgagctgattattggtcttcgcctgctctttgctcacacttctgaagcacttgaagtgtttgtactccttgcgttgagttagctactgtgattcacctttttaatgctatcgaacttctggaatgcaggaagttttcaccccaacttggagtaattctctaatagatttggtcgcctctgggatcgtaccgtcttctccatcaaccctgcagcctactcccttgagtagcgaaggtacagcaccgcgtactgcctacttcgttccttggtcgtgcactcttgcctgacccgaagtccttcactttcggctatcttgatgagaaactcattgacaccggtcttacgaagttccttggcctctgcccttcagccttgtctcggtacttggagattg belongs to Musa acuminata AAA Group cultivar baxijiao chromosome BXJ3-5, Cavendish_Baxijiao_AAA, whole genome shotgun sequence and includes:
- the LOC135637897 gene encoding small ribosomal subunit protein eS21-like isoform X1 → MLSLEDRRSDLFWNLDFFILLYACYQKEILPARESTDKMQNEAGDMTDLYIPRKCSATNRLITAKDHASVQINIGHLDESGVYTGQFTTFALSGFIRAQGDADGALDRLWQKKKVEVKQQ
- the LOC135637897 gene encoding small ribosomal subunit protein eS21-like isoform X2; this translates as MQNEAGDMTDLYIPRKCSATNRLITAKDHASVQINIGHLDESGVYTGQFTTFALSGFIRAQGDADGALDRLWQKKKVEVKQQ